Part of the Nicotiana sylvestris chromosome 5, ASM39365v2, whole genome shotgun sequence genome is shown below.
CAGGATATTGTATGCATGGTTGGTtttcaataaataaaaagatCAATGGGAATTCTGTGTTTCTAGGAATACTCTAGCTGTCTCTGGTTTGATGTTGATTCAATATGGTGGAACCATCTCAAAGGCAGAGGGTTGAGCTTCCGTCTTTTCTTCTAATCATCCTAAATCCTGAAGAGAAATTTGAACAGGGGTTAATGGCCCTTGTAGATCGATCCATTTACATCTTCTCGGTGTCCATATCAAATCATTTATTGTTTTAATggacagtaggttaatcatgccTACTTAATAACATAATGTAGATAGTGGGACAAGCTTGTAATAACCAGAAGTATTGTAAAAAAGATGAAGTAACTTGAGTCTCTGGTTGTTCGAGAGGCACCGTCCTTAATTCCTTATTTGCCTTGTTGGCACATATATTGTAAAGAAAACAACAACATTATGCCCATGCTGCATAAAAAAGTATTTtgattataaatatttattttgattatAATACAAAGCGTTGTGTTTATTATCAACAATAGATACTTAAATGTTAATGTTGGTCGCGTCGGTGTCAGGCCCGTGCAACTTGCACGGGCATCATCCCTCTAGTATGACATATAAAACTTATACGATTGTCATACCGTTATTATACAAAGTGGATTATGTTATTGTACCTTTTGTTGgagttttcaaaaatattgcTGCAACATCTGAAGAGTTGGAACTCATAAAATTACCGGAaaaaagggattatgaaatgGAAGAACGAGGAGACAGTGCATTGCATCGTCGTAATCTCCCGTTTATACCTGAAAATTCTGGAGTAGTGAAGAATAAGCCGGACCAAGCTATATTGTGGGAAGTACAACGGTTGAGAACTGCAATTGCAAATGTTTAAAGTGATTTAGATGCATTCAAGACAAAGGTAGTAATTCTCTAGAAATGTATTACAGTAACTTTTATTGATGTTTAATATTTTGTAGTATTGTGCTTGTTTCTCAGGTTGCAGGCGACTTTGTATCGATTAAGGAATTTTTCACACAATCAATCAACAAAGTCTTGGATGAAATTAGGACATTTGAATCCCGTCAATCCAAAAAAGTTGATGTTTCTATTTCACCAATGTATACAGTTATTAGACCATCGAGTAATGATCGCCGCCACCACAACCGATACAACAATGCTTGTTTTCCAGACCACAATGAAGAGTAGGTTGAGTACGTAACAGTCAATGACATTATAAAATAATAAGGTTATTATACTATTTCATTAACTAAGCACCCTCTTTCAGTACAATAAACATAAAGCATCATACAAGTACCATATAATTCCTTATCAACTATAATACACTTTTTAGTTTTATAACTTTTATTTGCGTATATAAAGATGTTGACGTCAATGTTGCACAAGTAAATAAGCCAAGCGGAGACATTGCTCCACCCCCAGAGGTTGGAAATGTAGAAAATACAGGTAATCGTAGAATGATTATTCATTAcactaatttatatttttaatatattataAATACAAATGTCATACAATATTCATACAAGTGTCTTTGTTTTAGCTTTT
Proteins encoded:
- the LOC104249307 gene encoding uncharacterized protein isoform X1, translating into MHSRQRLQATLYRLRNFSHNQSTKSWMKLGHLNPVNPKKLMFLFHQCIQLLDHRVMIAATTTDTTMLVFQTTMKNVDVNVAQVNKPSGDIAPPPEVGNVENTDAGDSVVDVDTSGFDAQIEKIVVILDDFELPATPSQIILTI
- the LOC104249307 gene encoding uncharacterized protein isoform X2, whose amino-acid sequence is MKLGHLNPVNPKKLMFLFHQCIQLLDHRVMIAATTTDTTMLVFQTTMKNVDVNVAQVNKPSGDIAPPPEVGNVENTDAGDSVVDVDTSGFDAQIEKIVVILDDFELPATPSQIILTI